A single window of Mycolicibacterium madagascariense DNA harbors:
- a CDS encoding glycosyltransferase, protein MTKVTFLLSKDPVTEHGGDIELSRVAMRLAATAFDVSAIALSHEAPGTIDTDVVEGGLRLTRVVQHPVNPPQLLLGSLRTKRSLVHVRFDTDELLEAIEADDADVFVAEHSFMADTFLRSSRFGRAGLVINTINTESQVWLSTRGLLGRIEAPRLLRDELRTARAADAVGCYEIEEAQMYRDNGIAGARFMEVTLPPIPQVDVTKTDRRLVFMGARDWPPNQEGFLYALRLWPRIAQGIPDAELCVIGAKKTGAKDPTYPAGVKDLGFVDDLPEFLGTCRALMAPIKTGGGVRVKLLDSIRMGLPVIGTSAAVGSLKEPFEFTTFDDDESFIAECRRLLLDRDAAVSWGSRLYELNQEWWRERRPHRAVEQLLQAGVHA, encoded by the coding sequence ATGACCAAGGTGACATTCCTGCTGTCGAAGGACCCCGTGACCGAACACGGCGGTGACATCGAATTGTCAAGGGTGGCAATGCGTTTGGCGGCGACCGCGTTCGACGTCTCGGCCATCGCGCTGTCCCACGAAGCGCCGGGCACAATCGACACCGACGTCGTCGAGGGCGGTCTGCGCCTGACCCGCGTCGTGCAGCACCCCGTCAACCCGCCGCAGCTGCTCCTCGGCTCGCTGCGCACCAAGCGCAGCCTGGTCCACGTCCGGTTCGACACCGACGAGCTGCTCGAGGCCATCGAGGCCGACGACGCCGACGTCTTCGTCGCCGAGCACAGCTTCATGGCCGACACCTTCCTGCGCAGCTCCCGTTTCGGCCGCGCCGGGCTGGTGATCAACACCATCAACACCGAGTCGCAGGTGTGGTTGTCGACCCGCGGGCTGCTGGGCCGCATCGAAGCGCCCCGACTGCTGCGCGACGAATTGCGGACCGCGCGCGCCGCGGACGCGGTCGGCTGCTACGAGATCGAAGAGGCCCAGATGTACCGTGACAACGGCATCGCGGGCGCGCGGTTCATGGAGGTGACGCTGCCGCCCATCCCGCAGGTCGACGTGACCAAGACCGATCGGCGGCTGGTGTTCATGGGCGCCAGGGACTGGCCGCCGAACCAGGAGGGCTTCCTGTACGCGCTTCGGCTCTGGCCGCGCATCGCCCAGGGCATCCCCGACGCCGAGCTGTGCGTGATCGGGGCCAAGAAGACCGGCGCGAAGGACCCGACCTACCCCGCCGGGGTCAAGGACCTCGGCTTCGTCGACGACCTGCCCGAGTTCCTGGGCACCTGCCGGGCGTTGATGGCCCCGATCAAGACCGGCGGCGGGGTGCGGGTCAAGCTGCTCGACTCCATCCGGATGGGGCTGCCCGTCATCGGCACCAGTGCGGCCGTGGGGTCGCTCAAGGAGCCGTTCGAATTCACCACCTTCGACGACGACGAGAGCTTCATCGCCGAGTGCCGTCGCCTGCTGCTGGACCGCGACGCAGCGGTCAGCTGGGGCAGCCGGCTCTACGAACTCAACCAGGAATGGTGGCGCGAACGCCGCCCGCACCGGGCGGTGGAGCAGCTGTTGCAGGCCGGGGTGCACGCGTAA
- a CDS encoding O-antigen ligase family protein has translation MTIVTTRWDLVRDYGVGAVIVASVPVAVYLAIGFGKLGTFAAVGLIGLVAGIYIGLRHPLWLYWGLAFILAALPFGYFPGVHLPMYLALAFGVVLAALIHPSERKGLSRLEIAVVVLVVVSGLTLVFGGITLPGIIEYGRWAVAMLVMLALLRLSWPNMARFGRIYVYTAAANAIYGVFIVVADPEQKSYRLLRIFGYGAGGDADALRYAFVNAQGEITSLRLGGTWVEPNSAGLSMLFALAIGVLVLKGWRRWVVTAIFLVAIPLTLSRAALATIIVGFVLVLIFHTMRSRDRILGLVALALVPAAAMAIPTVRARIFSTLGSNDPGANDRARSLREFPQTMSGHWLFGLGWGRPEFKNGNLAFQLNYVSNAPLITVYRGGIFAGLAFVGVMVVGCLVAYRALRSASMGNAIMGGFFISACFLALQLDHTVASVSQPVMLFGILLAFLSSTERTSGSPPGGDPDPPEAPPITRAPRPATAAPPPGAGGVRATIPG, from the coding sequence ATGACCATCGTGACGACCCGCTGGGATCTGGTTCGCGACTATGGCGTCGGCGCAGTGATCGTTGCCAGCGTGCCGGTGGCGGTGTATCTCGCGATCGGTTTCGGAAAATTGGGAACGTTTGCCGCAGTGGGCTTGATCGGTCTCGTCGCGGGCATCTACATCGGCCTGCGGCATCCGTTGTGGCTGTATTGGGGCCTCGCGTTCATCCTGGCCGCGCTGCCGTTCGGATACTTCCCCGGCGTTCACCTTCCGATGTACCTGGCCCTGGCCTTCGGCGTCGTGCTGGCCGCACTGATCCACCCGAGCGAACGCAAGGGGCTGTCGCGGCTCGAGATCGCCGTCGTCGTCCTCGTCGTGGTGTCGGGTCTGACGCTGGTGTTCGGCGGCATCACCCTGCCCGGCATCATCGAATACGGCAGATGGGCCGTCGCAATGCTGGTGATGCTTGCGTTGCTGCGGCTGTCGTGGCCGAACATGGCGCGGTTCGGGCGCATCTACGTCTACACCGCGGCGGCCAACGCCATCTACGGCGTCTTCATCGTCGTCGCCGATCCCGAGCAGAAGTCCTACCGGCTGCTGCGGATCTTCGGCTACGGCGCAGGGGGTGACGCCGACGCCCTGCGGTACGCGTTCGTCAACGCCCAGGGCGAGATCACCAGCCTGCGCCTCGGCGGTACGTGGGTGGAACCCAACAGCGCCGGCCTGAGCATGCTGTTCGCGCTCGCGATCGGCGTCCTGGTCCTCAAGGGGTGGCGCCGGTGGGTGGTGACGGCCATCTTCCTGGTGGCGATCCCGCTGACGCTGAGCCGCGCCGCCCTCGCGACCATCATCGTCGGCTTCGTGCTGGTGCTGATCTTCCACACCATGCGGTCGCGGGACCGGATCCTGGGGCTGGTGGCGCTGGCCCTGGTGCCCGCGGCGGCCATGGCGATCCCGACCGTGCGCGCCCGCATCTTCTCCACGCTCGGCAGCAACGATCCCGGCGCCAACGACCGGGCCCGCTCGCTGCGCGAGTTCCCCCAGACGATGTCGGGGCACTGGCTGTTCGGACTGGGCTGGGGCCGCCCGGAGTTCAAGAACGGCAACCTGGCCTTCCAGCTCAACTACGTGTCGAACGCGCCGCTCATCACGGTGTACCGAGGGGGCATCTTCGCGGGTCTGGCGTTCGTCGGCGTCATGGTCGTCGGCTGCCTGGTGGCCTACCGCGCGCTGCGGTCGGCGTCGATGGGCAACGCGATCATGGGCGGCTTCTTCATCAGCGCGTGCTTCCTGGCGCTGCAGCTCGACCACACGGTGGCCTCGGTGTCGCAGCCGGTCATGCTGTTCGGCATCCTGCTCGCGTTCCTCTCCTCGACCGAACGCACCAGTGGGTCACCACCGGGTGGCGACCCCGATCCGCCTGAGGCGCCACCGATTACGCGTGCACCCCGGCCTGCAACAGCTGCTCCACCGCCCGGTGCGGGCGGCGTTCGCGCCACCATTCCTGGTTGA
- a CDS encoding polysaccharide biosynthesis tyrosine autokinase: protein MDIKEYFRIFRRFWWIILVCALIGGGLGYATSLSAVNKYLPSFFSNDYVSTATLFVATQNGSSVAEAYQNNLFSQERVVSYAALATSEQVAARTIDQLKSPLSVGELRSRITATPQPKTVLLDISVKDPDPAQAQTYANAVADSLVGLVAELETSRRGGSPAAGAVVVDDANYPTSPGGLGLATRIGLGVAAGLILGLLLAVIFGVLDKRLRGRETVESASDSAVLGGLPADSARAHVAVADFDADGLYAERVRELRTNLRFATTSRGGQARVIAVTSPSAEEGRTTVAIDLAAALAETGRSVVVVDGSLRHAGLTEVLPLSDALRRSAGERGLSTALAGEHDVADGVIRNVPAGQHTIAVLPAGPRVARPAELWATDHAQAVLQRLSENFDFVIVDTPPLDAYYDGVAIAALADGALVLARIRQTTATALRRALQKLATADVDVLGTVVTFEQVGPLAKRRHDRQVHRDDAGADAHAADEGGTGAAHRDAGDGDTQTIPAVKDGLVGSGSPSRRGRRAAPEESQ, encoded by the coding sequence TTGGATATCAAGGAGTATTTTCGGATATTTCGCCGGTTCTGGTGGATCATCCTCGTCTGCGCGCTGATCGGTGGCGGCCTTGGCTACGCAACGAGCCTCTCGGCAGTCAACAAGTATTTGCCGTCCTTCTTCTCCAACGACTACGTGTCCACCGCGACGCTCTTCGTGGCGACCCAGAACGGCTCCTCGGTCGCCGAGGCCTACCAGAACAACCTGTTCTCCCAGGAGCGCGTCGTGTCCTACGCCGCACTGGCCACCAGCGAACAGGTTGCGGCCCGCACCATCGACCAGCTGAAGTCCCCGCTGTCCGTCGGTGAGCTGCGGAGCAGGATCACCGCGACACCCCAGCCGAAGACGGTGCTGCTCGACATCAGCGTCAAGGATCCCGACCCGGCGCAGGCGCAGACCTACGCCAACGCGGTCGCCGACTCCCTCGTCGGGCTGGTGGCCGAGCTGGAGACCTCGCGCCGCGGTGGCAGCCCGGCGGCGGGCGCGGTCGTCGTCGACGACGCGAACTACCCGACCTCACCCGGCGGGCTCGGCCTCGCGACGCGCATCGGTCTCGGCGTCGCCGCGGGCCTCATCCTCGGGCTGCTCCTGGCGGTCATCTTCGGCGTCCTCGACAAGCGGCTGCGGGGGCGCGAGACGGTGGAGTCCGCCAGCGACTCCGCGGTACTCGGTGGTCTCCCGGCCGACTCGGCGCGCGCCCACGTCGCGGTCGCGGACTTCGACGCCGACGGTCTCTACGCCGAGCGCGTGCGCGAGCTGCGCACCAACCTGCGCTTCGCCACCACCTCCAGGGGTGGGCAGGCCAGGGTCATCGCCGTGACGAGCCCGTCGGCGGAGGAGGGGCGCACGACGGTCGCCATCGACCTGGCCGCGGCGCTTGCCGAGACCGGTCGCTCGGTCGTCGTCGTCGACGGCAGCCTGCGCCACGCCGGGCTCACCGAGGTGCTGCCGCTCAGCGACGCGCTCCGCAGGAGTGCGGGCGAACGCGGTCTCAGCACGGCCCTGGCCGGCGAGCACGACGTCGCCGACGGGGTGATCCGCAACGTCCCGGCCGGCCAGCACACCATCGCCGTCCTGCCCGCCGGACCCCGCGTCGCCCGTCCCGCCGAACTGTGGGCCACCGACCACGCGCAGGCGGTGCTGCAGCGCCTCAGCGAGAACTTCGACTTCGTCATCGTCGACACCCCGCCGCTGGACGCCTACTACGACGGCGTCGCCATCGCGGCGCTGGCCGACGGCGCGCTCGTCCTCGCGAGGATCCGCCAGACCACCGCGACCGCGCTGCGGCGCGCGCTGCAGAAGCTCGCGACCGCCGACGTCGACGTCCTCGGCACCGTGGTGACCTTCGAGCAGGTGGGACCGCTGGCCAAGCGTAGGCACGACCGGCAAGTCCACCGCGACGACGCCGGGGCCGACGCCCACGCGGCCGACGAGGGCGGCACCGGTGCGGCCCACCGCGACGCCGGAGATGGTGACACGCAGACGATCCCGGCGGTGAAGGACGGGCTCGTCGGCTCGGGCAGCCCGTCGCGGCGCGGCCGTCGCGCCGCCCCCGAGGAAAGTCAATAG
- a CDS encoding lipase family protein: MTRWDRAARWRACAIGLAVAVVLAGCSSSAPPPQPTLPSRTLQPAFSGSPVLPAPNLTDDGPGSVIESKPLADHAYFDQVNATAVRVVYRSTTGANGPPSQASAVVAVPPGPPPAGGWPILVFGHDVTGVANKCAPSLAPGLAGYSSFMGVMLSRGYIVALADYQGLGIDGQPPHSLIDAATLGNNLIDAARAVRRVTDTASTRWAAFGYGEGGTAAWAATERAPSYGGGLDLVGAAALTPLADLSPLATEALDGTLTPEQFKLQMLVVEDLALTANLNRDDFRSGLAKDRWDLLIDCAPADPSVVPDLYKQLRPADLQPSSPAAADQLRTALSNAALPLNTPTPPVAPLLVIYSTDDPAAPVGFVTGPLRRACVAGAPIEIVTKVGDTQTTTDLTVQYALDWLQNRFGGETLASTCQGVA, encoded by the coding sequence GTGACACGCTGGGATCGGGCGGCTCGCTGGCGTGCCTGCGCGATCGGCCTGGCCGTGGCGGTCGTCCTCGCAGGCTGCAGTTCGAGCGCCCCGCCGCCGCAGCCGACCCTGCCGTCGCGGACACTGCAGCCCGCGTTCAGCGGCAGTCCCGTGCTGCCCGCGCCCAACCTGACCGACGACGGTCCCGGCTCGGTCATCGAGTCCAAGCCGCTGGCCGACCACGCGTACTTCGACCAGGTCAACGCGACGGCCGTGCGGGTCGTCTACCGCTCCACGACCGGTGCCAACGGGCCGCCGAGTCAGGCGTCGGCCGTGGTCGCGGTCCCGCCGGGGCCGCCGCCCGCCGGGGGCTGGCCGATCCTGGTGTTCGGGCACGACGTGACGGGCGTCGCCAACAAGTGCGCGCCGTCGCTGGCGCCCGGCCTGGCCGGCTACTCGTCGTTCATGGGGGTCATGCTGTCGCGCGGCTACATCGTCGCGCTCGCCGACTACCAGGGGCTCGGCATCGACGGACAACCGCCGCACTCGCTGATCGACGCGGCGACGCTCGGCAACAACCTGATCGACGCCGCCCGCGCCGTGCGCCGGGTGACCGACACCGCGAGCACCCGCTGGGCGGCCTTCGGATACGGCGAGGGTGGCACCGCCGCGTGGGCGGCCACCGAACGCGCACCCAGCTACGGCGGTGGCCTCGACCTCGTCGGCGCCGCCGCGCTCACCCCGCTCGCCGACCTCTCGCCGCTGGCGACCGAGGCGCTGGACGGCACGCTGACACCCGAGCAGTTCAAGTTGCAGATGCTCGTCGTCGAGGATCTCGCCCTGACCGCGAACCTCAACCGCGACGACTTCCGCTCGGGTCTGGCCAAGGATCGGTGGGACCTGCTGATCGACTGTGCCCCAGCCGATCCCAGCGTCGTGCCCGACCTGTACAAGCAGCTGCGCCCCGCCGACCTGCAGCCGTCCAGCCCCGCCGCCGCCGATCAGCTGCGCACGGCGCTGAGCAATGCCGCCCTGCCGCTGAACACCCCGACGCCGCCGGTGGCCCCGCTGCTGGTCATCTACAGCACCGACGACCCCGCGGCCCCGGTCGGCTTCGTGACCGGACCGCTGCGCCGGGCGTGCGTGGCCGGGGCGCCGATCGAGATCGTCACCAAGGTGGGCGACACGCAGACCACGACGGACCTGACCGTCCAGTACGCCCTGGACTGGCTGCAGAACCGGTTCGGGGGCGAAACGCTCGCCAGCACCTGTCAGGGGGTGGCGTGA
- a CDS encoding YveK family protein, with the protein MRPPRDAPQIRDYGRLLARFWVVVVLATALSAGAGWLVWHHERNYVASLKFLVVTPGGAEPFDAFYGNLTAMSRALTYESLAHDPKVLQRTEDELGADRGGQTLVKGITVVPSTSAVFDVLVAAAEPEAAKNAANTLGRNMIAASDALQKADPEAAGLVLVDPANDAADARGPASSVMLTGALLGLVSSVVLVLAYGLVLNSVDDRRQVARIVDVVRRGTA; encoded by the coding sequence GTGAGACCGCCGCGGGACGCCCCGCAGATCCGTGACTACGGACGGCTGCTGGCGCGCTTCTGGGTCGTCGTCGTGCTGGCGACCGCGCTGTCCGCCGGCGCGGGATGGCTGGTGTGGCACCACGAGCGCAATTACGTCGCGTCGCTGAAGTTCCTGGTGGTGACGCCGGGCGGAGCAGAGCCGTTCGACGCGTTCTACGGAAACCTCACCGCGATGTCGCGCGCGCTGACCTACGAGTCCCTCGCCCACGACCCGAAGGTCCTGCAGCGCACCGAGGACGAGTTGGGCGCCGACCGCGGCGGGCAGACGCTCGTCAAGGGCATCACGGTCGTCCCCTCGACGTCGGCGGTGTTCGACGTCCTGGTGGCGGCCGCCGAACCCGAGGCGGCGAAGAACGCCGCGAACACCCTGGGGCGCAACATGATTGCGGCGTCGGACGCGTTGCAAAAGGCCGATCCCGAGGCCGCGGGGCTGGTACTGGTCGATCCGGCCAACGACGCCGCCGACGCCAGGGGACCGGCGTCCTCGGTGATGCTCACCGGGGCCCTGCTCGGACTCGTCAGCTCCGTGGTGCTGGTGCTCGCCTACGGGTTGGTGCTGAATTCGGTCGACGACCGCAGGCAGGTCGCGCGCATCGTCGACGTCGTCCGTCGAGGCACTGCATGA